The genomic interval CGGGATTCCAGCTCGCGGTCATCAAGGGTGAAGACCGCGGTCGAATCTTCCCGCTCCGATACGAAGAGATCCATCTGGGGCGGAAGACCTCCACCGCTCAAAATCCCTATTGGGTCTACTTTGCCGAACCCACCGTGTCTCGTCATCACGCAACCCTTCAGTGGGATGGCGCCCGCCGCCTGTACTCGATTCACCATCGCTCACAGACCAACCCGACACTGGTCAATGGCAAGCGCGTGGTCAGTGCCTTGGTCGGGCCGGAAGACGTGATCCAGATCGGTCTGCTCGTCTTTCGCGTGGAGAAGGCCGAGGTGACCTCACCCGCAGCCTCGCTCCCAGATATGATGGGGGTGCCGCGGAACGCGCCGGCCGAGCGTGAGGTGTCGCCCGCGAGCATGGGACCTCCGCCGCGCCCCCCGGTTCCGAGTCCCGCACAGCCTCCTCGAAAGATCGCCGACAAGCCCCCAGAGAGCACCCGCGACGCCGGTCCTGAAGGTGAGCCGGAGGCCGTAGGTGAGACCGGGCCCGAGCTGCAGACCGGGTTGCGGCTCACCGTCACCGAAGGCCCTGATCGTGGCCGCATCTTCCCGCTCACCGGCACGGTGCTCTACATCGGACGCCGGGAAGGCATGGGAGACCGTCGCCCTACGAACGCCATCCTGCTCAACGATGACGATCTGCCCCGCGAGCAGGTGCTCCTGGCGTGGAACGAGCGCGAGCAGAGCTACGGCATCTTCCACGTGGAGAGCTCGAACGTTCCCACCCGCGTGATCCGACTCGACCGCGGAGAGGCCCTCACAACGCTGCTGAACGCCGATACCCAGATGCTGCTGCAGCTCGATGACGTGGTCCGCTTCGGTCGAAGTG from Pseudomonadota bacterium carries:
- a CDS encoding FHA domain-containing protein, with product MDTGFQLAVIKGEDRGRIFPLRYEEIHLGRKTSTAQNPYWVYFAEPTVSRHHATLQWDGARRLYSIHHRSQTNPTLVNGKRVVSALVGPEDVIQIGLLVFRVEKAEVTSPAASLPDMMGVPRNAPAEREVSPASMGPPPRPPVPSPAQPPRKIADKPPESTRDAGPEGEPEAVGETGPELQTGLRLTVTEGPDRGRIFPLTGTVLYIGRREGMGDRRPTNAILLNDDDLPREQVLLAWNEREQSYGIFHVESSNVPTRVIRLDRGEALTTLLNADTQMLLQLDDVVRFGRSALRLELDAALEAARQGTSAAPAARAPEENVRATREIPGIFDSRKPPREEATPQKQPEGWQPGGDESSRRQIKRAPSLGEEEIPLAPAARRRRETPTEPVDAASSEKPALPRPVSLFSSDEDTEAPRPTSEAREAAPLSDRPTVSKLGNPGPQSKPVIKDAPPPRPASPETGVERLDTLYLPTLDVNLV